In a single window of the Orcinus orca chromosome 9, mOrcOrc1.1, whole genome shotgun sequence genome:
- the PAX4 gene encoding LOW QUALITY PROTEIN: paired box protein Pax-4 (The sequence of the model RefSeq protein was modified relative to this genomic sequence to represent the inferred CDS: deleted 1 base in 1 codon): MLQDGISSVNQLGGLFVNGRPLPLDTRQQIVQLAVSGMRPCDISRRLKVSNGCVSKILGRYYRTGVLEPKGIGGSKPRLATPPVVARIAQLKGECPALFAWEIQRQLCAEGLCTQDKTPSVSSINRVLRAIQEDQRFPGAQLRLPAVLAPVPPTPPSGSEAPRGPHPGTGHRNRTIFSPGQAEALEKEFQRGQYPDSAARGKLAAATSLPEDTVRIWFSNRRAKWRRQEKLKGEMRFPGASQDLTVPSASPGTVSAQQLPGSVSTAVLPALASLAASSYPRFWGTASDRCLSDTPPQACLKPCWGENPGQPSSLDSLLLCHPCHSFLCPIASLGTHQVLLWPGSPLRGLG, encoded by the exons ATGCTGCAGGACG GGATCAGCAGTGTGAATCAGCTGGGGGGGCTCTTTGTGAATGGCCGGCCTCTGCCCCTGGACACCCGGCAGCAGATCGTACAGCTGGCCGTCAGCGGGATGCGGCCCTGTGACATCTCGCGGAGGCTTAAG GTATCTAATGGCTGTGTGAGCAAGATCCTAGGGCGGTACTACCGCACAGGTGTCTTGGAGCCCAAGGGGATTGGGGGAAGCAAGCCACGCCTGGCCACACCACCTGTGGTGGCTCGAATCGCCCAGCTGAAGGGTGAGTGCCCAGCCCTCTTCGCCTGGGAGATCCAACGCCAGCTCTGCGCTGAAGGGCTTTGCACCCAGGACAAGACCCCCAGT GTCTCCTCCATCAACCGAGTCCTGCGGGCGATACAGGAGGACCAGAGATTCCCCGGGGCACAGCTCAGGTTGCCAG CTGTTTTGGCTCCAGTTCCTCCAACGCCACCTAGCGGCTCCGAGGCACCCCGGGGTCCCCACCCAGGGACAGGCCACCGGAATCGGACGATCTTCTCCCCAGGCCAAGCTGAGGCGCTGGAGAAAG AGTTCCAGCGTGGGCAGTACCCTGACTCAGCGGCCCGCGGGAAGCTGGCTGCGGCCACCTCTCTGCCTGAAGACACGGTGAGG ATCTGGTTTTCCAACCGAAGAGCCAAATGGCGCCGACAAGAGAAGCTCAAGGGGGAAATGCGGTTTCCAG GTGCTTCCCAGGACCTGACTGTACCAAGTGCCTCCCCAGGGACCGTCTCTGCACAG CAACTCCCCGGCAGTGTGTCCACAGCGGTCCTACCTGCCCTGGCATCCTTGGCTGCCTCCAGCTATCCGCGGTTCTGGGGGACAGCATCAGACAGATGTCTGAGTGACACTCCACCACAAGCCTGTCTCAAGCCCTGCTGGGGTGAGAATCCAGGCCAG CCGAGCTCCCTGGATTCACTCCTGCTTTGCCATCCTTGccattccttcctctgc cccATCGCCAGTCTTGGTACCCATCAGGTCTTGCTTTGGCCTGGCTCCCCACTTCGAGGCCTGGGATGA